Proteins encoded in a region of the Ralstonia pseudosolanacearum genome:
- the tldD gene encoding metalloprotease TldD, whose translation MNAGDIAIQNLSVARRVLLDPYGLDEAQLQRALADIFTHRVDYADLYFQYTRNEAWSLEEGIVKSGSFSIDQGVGVRAVSGERTAFAYSDDISLPALMQAAAATRTIGRAGAGRIKVAGSLQSQGGRALYAPNDPLDSMTASEKVALLERIEKLARAKDPRVVQVMAGLAGEYDVMLVARSDGVIAADVRPLVRVSVTVIAEQNGRREMGNSGGGGRYAYGYFSDDLLQQYVDEAVSSALVNLEAKPAPAGAMTVVLGPGWPGVLLHEAIGHGLEGDFNRKGSSAFSGRMGERVAAKGVTVVDDGTLPNRRGSLNLDDEGNPTQCNTLIEDGILTGYMQDTLNARLMKMPVTGNARRESYASLPMPRMTNTYMLGGDKDPREIIASVKRGLYAVNFGGGQVDITNGKFVFSASEAYLIEDGKITTPVKGATLVGNGPESLKDVTMIGNDMRLDSGVGVCGKEGQSVPVGVGQPTLRIENMTVGGTA comes from the coding sequence ATGAACGCAGGCGACATCGCCATCCAGAATCTCTCCGTCGCGCGCCGTGTGCTGCTCGATCCGTACGGCCTCGACGAGGCCCAGCTGCAGCGCGCGCTGGCCGACATCTTCACCCACCGCGTCGACTACGCCGACCTCTACTTCCAGTACACCCGCAACGAGGCATGGAGCCTCGAGGAAGGCATCGTCAAGTCGGGCAGCTTCAGCATCGACCAGGGCGTCGGCGTGCGCGCGGTCTCGGGCGAGCGCACCGCCTTCGCCTATTCCGACGACATCAGCCTGCCGGCGCTGATGCAGGCGGCCGCGGCCACCCGCACCATCGGCCGCGCCGGCGCCGGGCGCATCAAGGTGGCCGGCAGCCTGCAGAGCCAGGGCGGCCGCGCGCTGTATGCCCCCAACGACCCGCTCGATTCGATGACGGCATCGGAGAAGGTGGCCCTGCTGGAGCGCATCGAAAAACTCGCGCGCGCCAAGGACCCGCGCGTGGTGCAGGTGATGGCCGGCCTGGCCGGCGAGTACGACGTGATGCTGGTCGCGCGCAGCGACGGCGTGATCGCCGCCGACGTGCGGCCGCTGGTGCGGGTCTCTGTCACCGTCATCGCCGAGCAGAACGGGCGCCGCGAGATGGGCAACTCGGGCGGCGGCGGCCGCTACGCCTACGGCTACTTCAGCGACGACCTGCTGCAGCAGTACGTGGACGAAGCCGTCTCCTCCGCGCTGGTCAACCTGGAAGCCAAGCCGGCGCCGGCCGGCGCCATGACCGTGGTGCTCGGCCCGGGCTGGCCCGGCGTGCTGCTGCACGAGGCGATCGGCCACGGGCTGGAGGGCGACTTCAACCGCAAGGGCTCGTCCGCCTTCTCGGGCCGCATGGGCGAACGCGTGGCGGCCAAGGGCGTGACCGTGGTGGACGACGGCACGCTGCCCAACCGCCGCGGCTCGCTCAACCTCGACGACGAGGGCAATCCCACGCAGTGCAACACCCTGATCGAAGACGGCATCCTGACCGGCTACATGCAGGACACGCTCAACGCGCGCCTGATGAAGATGCCCGTGACCGGCAACGCGCGCCGCGAAAGCTACGCGTCCCTGCCGATGCCGCGCATGACCAACACCTACATGCTCGGCGGCGACAAGGATCCGCGGGAGATCATCGCCAGCGTCAAGCGCGGCCTCTATGCCGTCAACTTCGGCGGCGGCCAGGTCGACATCACCAACGGCAAGTTCGTGTTCTCGGCCAGCGAGGCCTACCTGATCGAAGACGGCAAGATCACCACGCCGGTCAAGGGCGCCACGCTGGTCGGCAACGGCCCCGAATCGCTCAAGGACGTCACCATGATCGGCAACGACATGCGCCTCGATTCGGGCGTCGGCGTGTGCGGCAAGGAAGGCCAGAGCGTGCCGGTGGGCGTGGGCCAGCCGACCCTGCGCATCGAGAACATGACGGTGGGCGGCACGGCCTGA
- a CDS encoding helix-turn-helix domain-containing protein codes for MKHLIGNPSEIGAVIRAARKAQKLRQDDAAGSIGVSESFMVKVERGAETVQWGKLFQILDGLGVRITVDIAEASPESLSDEILRAQRRSDRWQQRVATRKAAAKTSVNG; via the coding sequence ATGAAACATTTGATTGGCAACCCATCGGAAATCGGGGCGGTCATCCGTGCGGCGCGCAAGGCACAGAAACTGCGCCAGGATGATGCCGCCGGCAGCATCGGCGTCAGCGAATCCTTCATGGTCAAGGTAGAGCGGGGCGCCGAGACCGTTCAGTGGGGCAAGCTGTTCCAGATCCTGGACGGTCTCGGCGTGCGGATAACCGTGGATATTGCCGAGGCGAGCCCCGAATCGCTGTCGGACGAGATCCTGCGCGCGCAGCGACGGTCGGACCGCTGGCAGCAGCGCGTTGCCACCCGTAAGGCCGCCGCCAAAACATCCGTCAATGGCTGA
- a CDS encoding mechanosensitive ion channel family protein — MAENLMDTTVNTASKYQAIVAQYATDVGMKILAAIAFWVIGRWLIHLAVRLVQSSLEHQKVDPTVLRYVGSVITVTLNILLVIGILGYFGIQTTTFAALIAAAGVAIGMAWSGLLSNFAAGAFLIVLRPFKVGDFVTAGGVTGTVKEIGLFATALNTPDNVVTMIGNNKIFSDTIQNYTSNPYRRVELKAQLAGNADHGAAIALLKEKVGAIPNVLADPPVDVEILEFNLVGPVLAVRPHTHNDQYWQVYFDTNRTIKEALAEAGFPVPTPSQALSVTMPATLQGLTAVAQGHSASVN, encoded by the coding sequence ATGGCTGAGAATTTGATGGACACCACCGTCAACACGGCAAGCAAGTACCAGGCAATCGTGGCGCAGTACGCCACCGATGTCGGGATGAAGATCCTGGCGGCGATCGCCTTCTGGGTCATCGGCCGCTGGCTGATCCACCTGGCTGTGCGGCTGGTGCAGAGTTCGCTGGAACACCAGAAGGTGGACCCGACCGTGCTGCGCTATGTCGGCTCGGTCATCACCGTCACGCTGAACATCCTGCTGGTGATCGGCATCCTGGGCTACTTCGGCATCCAGACCACGACGTTCGCGGCGCTGATCGCGGCGGCGGGCGTGGCGATCGGCATGGCGTGGTCGGGGCTGCTGTCCAACTTCGCGGCCGGGGCGTTCCTGATCGTGCTGCGGCCGTTCAAGGTGGGCGATTTCGTCACGGCCGGCGGCGTGACCGGCACGGTCAAGGAAATCGGCCTGTTCGCCACCGCGCTCAATACGCCGGACAACGTCGTCACGATGATCGGCAACAACAAGATCTTCTCGGACACGATCCAGAACTACACGAGCAACCCCTACCGTCGCGTCGAGCTCAAGGCGCAGCTGGCCGGCAATGCCGACCACGGCGCCGCCATCGCGCTGCTCAAGGAGAAGGTCGGCGCGATCCCGAACGTGCTGGCGGATCCGCCGGTCGACGTGGAGATTCTGGAATTCAACCTGGTGGGGCCGGTGCTGGCGGTGCGCCCGCACACGCACAACGACCAGTACTGGCAGGTCTACTTCGACACCAACCGCACGATCAAGGAAGCGCTGGCCGAAGCAGGCTTCCCGGTGCCGACGCCGTCGCAGGCGCTGTCGGTGACCATGCCGGCCACGCTGCAGGGGCTGACGGCGGTGGCGCAGGGCCACTCCGCGAGCGTGAACTGA
- a CDS encoding FAD-binding oxidoreductase produces the protein MNHPLPHPGLARKPIPPAMLDALRARFGERVSTSDAVRAHHGRDESAYDPMLPDAVVFAQTTEDVVAVARLCHEHAIPLIPFGAGSSLEGHLLAVAGGVTLDLSQMNRVLSVHPEDLTVTVEPGVTRKQLNADIRDTGLFFPIDPGADASIGGMCATRASGTNAVRYGTMRENVLNLTVVTADGRVIKTANRARKSSAGYDLTRLFIGSEGTLGIITEITLRLYPQPEAVSAAVCAFPSMGDAVSAVIDTIQMGVPVARVEFVDALAIRAINRYDKLSLPELPTLFFEFHGSAHGVQEQAETVQAIAAEHRGQGFEWATRPEDRSRLWNARHNAYFAFLQLKPGCRAVTTDVCVPISRLADCVGETEQDLLASPLQLPAPIVGHVGDGNFHVALLIDPDKPEELAEAERINRRIVARAIAMDGTCTGEHGVGLHKMDFLVAEHGDDAIDLMRSVKQALDPKHILNPGKIFRR, from the coding sequence ATGAACCACCCCCTGCCCCATCCCGGATTGGCGCGCAAGCCCATCCCGCCGGCCATGCTCGATGCGCTGCGCGCGCGCTTCGGCGAGCGCGTCTCCACCAGCGATGCCGTGCGCGCGCATCACGGCCGCGACGAATCGGCCTACGATCCGATGCTGCCCGACGCCGTGGTCTTCGCGCAGACCACCGAAGACGTGGTGGCGGTGGCCAGGCTCTGCCACGAACACGCCATCCCGCTGATCCCGTTCGGCGCCGGCTCGTCGCTGGAAGGCCACCTGCTGGCGGTGGCGGGCGGCGTCACGCTGGATCTCTCGCAGATGAACCGCGTGCTGTCGGTGCACCCCGAAGACCTGACGGTGACGGTCGAGCCGGGCGTCACGCGCAAGCAGCTGAACGCGGACATCCGCGACACCGGCCTGTTCTTCCCGATCGACCCGGGCGCCGATGCGTCCATCGGCGGCATGTGCGCGACGCGCGCCTCGGGCACCAACGCCGTGCGCTACGGCACCATGCGCGAGAACGTGCTGAACCTGACCGTGGTGACCGCCGACGGCCGCGTCATCAAGACCGCGAACCGTGCGCGCAAATCGTCGGCGGGCTACGACCTGACGCGCCTGTTCATCGGCAGCGAGGGGACGCTGGGCATCATCACCGAGATCACGCTCAGGCTGTATCCGCAGCCGGAGGCGGTGTCGGCGGCGGTGTGCGCGTTCCCCAGCATGGGCGACGCGGTGTCCGCGGTGATCGATACCATCCAGATGGGCGTGCCGGTGGCGCGCGTGGAGTTCGTCGACGCGCTGGCGATCCGCGCCATCAACCGGTATGACAAGCTGTCGCTGCCCGAGCTGCCGACGCTGTTCTTCGAGTTCCACGGCTCCGCGCACGGCGTGCAGGAGCAGGCCGAGACCGTACAGGCGATCGCCGCCGAGCACCGGGGCCAGGGCTTCGAATGGGCCACCCGCCCCGAAGACCGCAGCCGCCTGTGGAACGCCCGGCACAACGCCTATTTCGCCTTCCTGCAGCTCAAGCCCGGCTGCCGCGCGGTCACCACCGACGTGTGCGTGCCGATCTCACGGCTGGCCGATTGCGTGGGCGAGACCGAGCAGGACCTGCTCGCCAGCCCGCTGCAACTGCCCGCGCCCATCGTCGGCCACGTGGGCGACGGCAATTTCCACGTCGCGCTGCTGATCGATCCGGACAAGCCCGAGGAGCTGGCAGAAGCCGAGCGCATCAACCGGCGCATCGTGGCACGCGCCATCGCCATGGACGGCACCTGCACCGGCGAGCACGGCGTGGGCCTGCACAAGATGGATTTCCTCGTCGCCGAGCATGGCGACGATGCGATCGACCTGATGCGCAGCGTCAAGCAGGCGCTGGACCCGAAGCACATCCTGAACCCCGGCAAGATCTTCCGGCGGTAG
- a CDS encoding carbon-nitrogen hydrolase family protein, with translation MSTTTLAPAIAASVPDAPFAAPFRVAAIQTVTGIDVDANLARADALLAEAAAQGAQLALLPEYFCMMGRKDSDKVAIREADQDGPIQAFLADAARRHRLWLVGGTLPLWCEDAERVRNTSLAFDPAGQRVARYDKIHLFNFVRGEERYDEARTIEPGATPVAFEAPCGRVGMSVCYDLRFPELYRALSAQGNLNLILMPAAFTYVTGAAHWELLLRARAVENQCYVLAAAQGGRHENGRRTWGHSMLVDPWGEIIASVPEGEGVAIGDMDPARLAQVRRDLPALKHRVM, from the coding sequence ATGAGCACGACCACCCTCGCCCCCGCCATCGCCGCGTCCGTTCCGGATGCGCCGTTCGCTGCACCGTTCCGCGTCGCCGCCATCCAGACCGTGACGGGCATCGACGTGGACGCCAACCTGGCCCGCGCCGACGCGCTGCTCGCCGAAGCCGCGGCCCAGGGTGCGCAATTGGCGCTGCTGCCCGAGTATTTCTGCATGATGGGCCGCAAGGACAGCGACAAGGTCGCCATCCGCGAGGCGGACCAGGACGGCCCGATCCAGGCCTTCCTGGCCGATGCCGCGCGCCGGCACCGGCTGTGGCTGGTCGGCGGCACGCTGCCGCTGTGGTGCGAGGACGCCGAGCGCGTGCGCAATACGTCGCTCGCATTCGATCCGGCCGGCCAACGCGTGGCCCGCTACGACAAGATCCACCTGTTCAACTTCGTGCGCGGCGAAGAGCGCTACGACGAAGCCCGCACCATCGAGCCGGGTGCCACGCCGGTCGCATTCGAGGCGCCGTGCGGCCGCGTCGGCATGTCGGTGTGCTATGACCTGCGCTTCCCGGAGCTGTACCGGGCGCTGTCGGCGCAGGGCAATCTGAACCTAATCCTGATGCCGGCCGCCTTCACCTACGTGACGGGCGCGGCGCACTGGGAACTCCTGCTGCGCGCCCGCGCCGTGGAGAACCAGTGCTACGTGCTCGCCGCCGCGCAAGGCGGACGCCACGAAAACGGCCGCCGCACCTGGGGCCACTCCATGCTGGTCGACCCATGGGGCGAGATCATCGCCTCGGTGCCGGAAGGCGAGGGCGTGGCCATCGGCGACATGGACCCGGCGCGCCTGGCGCAGGTCCGCCGCGACCTGCCGGCGCTCAAGCACCGCGTGATGTAG
- a CDS encoding cob(I)yrinic acid a,c-diamide adenosyltransferase codes for MGNRLSKIATRTGDDGTTGLGDGSRTGKDGLRIAAIGEVDELNSHLGVLLTETLPDDVRAALTAIQHDLFDLGGELCIPSHTMVTPAHVLRLDQWLADYNADLPRLAEFILPGGSRAAAQAHVCRTVCRRAERAIVALGRAETLGEAPRQYVNRLSDLLFVLARVLNRAGGGQDVLWEHERHKPA; via the coding sequence GTGGGCAACCGCTTATCCAAGATCGCCACCCGCACCGGCGACGACGGCACCACCGGCCTCGGCGACGGCAGCCGCACCGGCAAGGACGGCCTGCGCATCGCCGCCATCGGCGAGGTCGACGAACTGAACTCGCATCTCGGCGTGCTGCTGACGGAGACCCTGCCCGACGACGTGCGCGCCGCGCTCACCGCCATCCAGCACGACCTGTTCGACCTTGGCGGCGAGCTGTGCATCCCCAGCCACACCATGGTCACGCCCGCCCACGTGCTGCGGCTCGACCAATGGCTGGCCGACTACAACGCCGACCTGCCGCGCCTGGCCGAATTCATCCTGCCCGGCGGCAGCCGCGCCGCCGCGCAGGCGCACGTGTGCCGCACCGTCTGCCGTCGTGCCGAACGCGCCATCGTCGCGCTGGGCCGCGCGGAGACGCTGGGCGAGGCGCCCCGCCAGTACGTCAACCGGCTGTCCGACCTGCTGTTCGTGCTGGCGCGGGTGCTCAACCGTGCCGGCGGCGGTCAGGACGTGCTGTGGGAGCACGAACGACACAAGCCCGCATAG
- the aroG gene encoding 3-deoxy-7-phosphoheptulonate synthase AroG yields MPKNTDDLRIRELKELTPPAHLIREFPCNDAVSELIYQSRTAMHRILHGMDDRLIVIIGPCSIHDTKAALDYARRLVEQRERFKADLEIVMRVYFEKPRTTVGWKGLINDPYMDGSFKINDGLRTARELLVNINELGVPAGTEYLDMISPQYIADLVSWGAIGARTTESQVHRELASGLSCPVGFKNGTDGNVKIAVDAIKAASQPHHFLSVTKGGHSAIVSTAGNEDCHIILRGGKAPNYDAASVQAACEDIAKSGLAARLMIDASHANSSKKHENQIPVCEDIGRQMAGGDDRIVGVMVESHINAGRQDHVQGTPVEDLNYGQSVTDACIGWDDSLKVLETLADAVRKRRLVPRNGN; encoded by the coding sequence ATGCCGAAGAACACCGACGACCTGCGCATTCGCGAACTGAAAGAGCTGACCCCACCGGCGCACCTGATCCGCGAATTCCCGTGCAACGACGCCGTTTCCGAGCTGATCTACCAGAGCCGCACGGCGATGCACCGCATCCTGCACGGCATGGACGACCGCCTGATCGTCATCATCGGGCCGTGCTCGATCCATGACACCAAGGCCGCCCTCGACTACGCGCGCCGCCTGGTCGAACAGCGCGAGCGCTTCAAGGCCGACCTGGAAATCGTCATGCGCGTGTACTTCGAGAAGCCGCGCACCACGGTCGGCTGGAAGGGCCTGATCAACGATCCGTACATGGACGGCAGCTTCAAGATCAACGACGGCCTGCGCACCGCGCGCGAGCTGCTGGTGAACATCAACGAGCTGGGCGTGCCGGCGGGCACCGAATACCTCGACATGATCAGCCCGCAGTACATCGCCGACCTGGTGAGCTGGGGCGCGATCGGGGCGCGCACGACCGAATCGCAGGTGCACCGCGAACTGGCCTCCGGACTGTCGTGCCCGGTCGGCTTCAAGAACGGCACCGACGGCAACGTGAAGATCGCCGTGGACGCGATCAAGGCGGCGTCGCAGCCGCACCACTTCCTGTCGGTCACCAAGGGCGGCCATTCGGCCATCGTGTCGACGGCGGGCAACGAGGATTGCCACATCATCCTGCGCGGCGGCAAGGCACCCAACTACGATGCCGCCAGCGTGCAGGCGGCCTGCGAAGACATCGCCAAGTCCGGCCTGGCCGCGCGCCTGATGATCGATGCCTCGCACGCCAACAGCAGCAAGAAGCACGAGAACCAGATCCCGGTCTGCGAAGACATCGGCCGCCAGATGGCCGGCGGCGACGACCGCATCGTCGGCGTGATGGTGGAATCGCACATCAATGCCGGCCGCCAGGACCACGTGCAGGGCACCCCGGTCGAGGACCTGAACTACGGCCAGAGCGTGACCGACGCCTGCATCGGCTGGGACGATTCGCTCAAGGTGCTGGAAACGCTGGCCGACGCCGTGCGCAAACGCCGGCTGGTGCCGCGCAACGGCAACTGA
- a CDS encoding LysR substrate-binding domain-containing protein produces MASVFKRVPPLHLLIAFEAGARHASFARAAEELSVTPSAVSHRIKNLEALWGEDLFVRTGTALRLTAAGTRYLRSVQDALKSLHELARPEFSKQRARLRVAIPPTFGRQHLVPRLPEFQALYPHIDLELHLAIPFLDVKAEDTDVEIRYGTGRYPDLKTTLLLNEPVFPACGRGYFEQIGGNAIAEPAQLLHLNLLRSPLEPWRPWFEAAGLDAAEPATGSLFNDIGLMLEAVVSNQGVALVRQRMARNWLASGQMVRLLDIESASPHAYYIVQREQAPLGPEAQHFVDWLLGLDW; encoded by the coding sequence ATGGCTTCCGTCTTCAAGCGCGTCCCGCCGCTGCATCTGCTGATCGCCTTCGAAGCGGGCGCGCGCCACGCCAGCTTTGCGCGCGCGGCCGAGGAGCTCTCCGTCACACCCAGCGCGGTCTCCCACCGCATCAAGAACCTCGAAGCGCTGTGGGGCGAAGACCTGTTCGTGCGCACCGGCACCGCGCTGCGGCTGACCGCGGCCGGCACGCGCTACCTGCGCAGCGTGCAGGATGCGCTCAAGTCCCTGCACGAGCTGGCGCGGCCGGAGTTCAGCAAGCAGCGCGCGCGGCTGCGCGTGGCGATCCCGCCCACCTTCGGCCGCCAGCACTTGGTGCCGCGCCTGCCGGAATTCCAGGCGCTGTATCCGCACATCGACCTGGAGCTGCATCTCGCCATCCCCTTCCTCGACGTGAAGGCCGAGGATACCGACGTCGAGATCCGTTACGGCACCGGCCGCTACCCGGACCTGAAGACCACGCTGCTGCTCAACGAGCCGGTCTTTCCCGCCTGCGGGCGCGGCTACTTCGAGCAGATCGGCGGCAACGCCATCGCCGAGCCGGCGCAGTTGCTGCACCTGAACCTGCTGCGCAGCCCGCTGGAGCCGTGGCGGCCGTGGTTCGAGGCGGCCGGGCTGGACGCGGCGGAACCCGCCACCGGCTCGCTCTTCAACGACATCGGGCTGATGCTGGAAGCGGTCGTCTCCAACCAGGGCGTGGCGCTGGTGCGCCAGCGCATGGCGCGCAACTGGCTGGCCTCGGGGCAGATGGTGCGGCTGCTGGACATCGAATCCGCCTCGCCGCATGCTTACTACATCGTCCAGCGCGAGCAGGCGCCGCTCGGGCCGGAAGCGCAGCATTTCGTCGACTGGCTGCTCGGGCTGGATTGGTAG